In Paenibacillus sp. FSL M7-0420, a single genomic region encodes these proteins:
- a CDS encoding ABC transporter substrate-binding protein — translation MKRLLFYLIAILGCGLAIYTFVYDRPLLPDLTQGGKALPAAQTIRVRVALSDWTENLEVKNAISHYNKTNPDQIEIVMMNLATDAYDDTLNMLMTSGQGPDVFSVDNAWLATYVNKGYLANLSADLDAGWLLRFPVWARKYASGPLFKGGIYFMPSSIDTVRLIYNKQLFRTAGLDPEQPPLTFAALEQAALQISRAGAPVNKYGFALPAGDSRASLQAGLELSNTFSGYYLYDYRSGRYDLSVYAPWLQMVREMKQQGSLYPGETLLKLSSALRQFADGNIGMMYVTSKDYVKLQEYMPKDDWGVALPPAADLSRRGAGALMMVPQAPLVVNSAAQSREAAVKVWTFLQSKEFLGMLYQQALALPVTDGIMDKPGASRGLRHFREFYPTAAESIYPLSPQIMDQYDPNTVSMEPRYSGDRPRMQLYLRIIAGDIPLDQGLGSESERLNQMLDIAATGYSFRREEYIYPQFDPRAPLLGESLQNRSSSGRK, via the coding sequence GTGAAAAGGTTACTGTTCTATCTTATTGCCATCTTAGGTTGCGGGCTGGCTATCTATACTTTTGTCTATGACCGCCCGCTGCTGCCGGACCTCACTCAAGGCGGGAAGGCTCTACCGGCGGCGCAGACCATCCGGGTGAGGGTCGCCCTGTCTGACTGGACGGAGAACCTGGAAGTGAAGAATGCCATCAGCCATTATAATAAAACGAATCCCGATCAGATTGAGATCGTAATGATGAACCTTGCTACAGACGCCTACGACGATACCTTAAATATGCTGATGACCTCCGGGCAGGGGCCGGATGTGTTCAGTGTCGATAACGCCTGGCTGGCCACTTACGTCAACAAGGGGTATCTTGCTAATCTGTCTGCTGATCTGGATGCCGGATGGCTGTTGCGTTTTCCGGTATGGGCCAGGAAGTACGCGTCCGGCCCGTTGTTCAAGGGCGGAATCTACTTCATGCCCTCCAGTATTGATACCGTGCGTCTGATCTATAATAAGCAATTGTTCCGGACCGCCGGACTTGACCCGGAGCAGCCTCCGCTTACCTTCGCCGCACTGGAGCAGGCGGCCCTGCAGATCAGCCGGGCCGGAGCGCCGGTGAACAAATACGGCTTCGCGTTGCCCGCCGGGGATAGCCGGGCCAGTCTCCAGGCCGGGCTGGAGCTATCGAATACCTTCAGCGGTTATTATCTCTATGATTACCGGTCGGGCCGTTATGACCTGAGTGTGTATGCCCCTTGGCTGCAAATGGTGCGGGAGATGAAGCAGCAGGGCAGCCTCTACCCGGGGGAGACTCTTCTGAAGCTGAGCAGCGCGCTCCGGCAGTTCGCGGATGGCAATATCGGCATGATGTATGTTACCAGCAAAGATTATGTCAAGCTGCAGGAGTATATGCCTAAGGATGACTGGGGGGTGGCGCTCCCTCCGGCGGCAGACCTGTCACGGCGCGGGGCCGGGGCCCTGATGATGGTCCCCCAAGCTCCGCTGGTGGTGAACAGTGCGGCGCAGAGCCGGGAGGCTGCGGTGAAGGTCTGGACTTTTCTTCAATCGAAGGAGTTCCTGGGCATGCTGTATCAGCAGGCGCTCGCCCTCCCGGTGACAGACGGGATTATGGATAAGCCGGGCGCTTCACGCGGGCTGCGCCACTTCAGGGAATTCTATCCCACCGCAGCAGAATCGATCTATCCGCTATCCCCGCAAATCATGGACCAGTATGATCCGAATACGGTATCCATGGAGCCGCGTTATTCAGGCGACCGTCCAAGAATGCAGCTGTATCTGCGGATCATCGCGGGGGACATTCCGCTGGACCAGGGACTGGGCAGCGAGAGTGAGCGGCTGAATCAGATGCTGGACATTGCAGCTACCGGGTATTCTTTTCGGCGTGAGGAATATATCTATCCGCAGTTCGATCCCCGCGCCCCGTTATTGGG